The following nucleotide sequence is from Candidatus Zixiibacteriota bacterium.
ATCCCGCATAGGGCGGGCACAGGTTTGGCAAGTAGAAGTTGGCATAATCTTATCCTCCAGGTTCCGTTGCTCAATTTGGATTATTCAATCGGATGACCTCAAGAATTCTTTAGCCAGCCGGCGCCAAAATAAAAGGGCGCCGAAGCGCCCTTGTAACCTGATGAAATCGATGACTTAAGAAATCTATCTATTCGGTTTCGCTCTTAGTCTCTTTTGCTTCCATTTTGCGGTCAAGAAACTTGCCGATTAGGGCCGGAACCGCTTCAATTAGATTGTCAAGCTTTCCCGCTTTGCTGGAGAGGAAGGAGACTTTGTCGCCATCGATTATGATAAACGCCGCCGGTTCGACCTGAGCGCCGCCGCCACCGCCGCCCCCGAAATCTTCCGCCGATTCCTTCGAGCGCTGTCCCCCGCCGGCGCCAAAGCCGACCGTTACTTTCACCAGCGGTATTACCGTCTTATTGCCAACTGTAATCGCTTCACCGACTATTGTCTGTGAGCGCGCCATCTCTTTCAATTCCCCGACAATATTTTTCAAAATCTCAGATACATTATTGGGCATATGCCGCTCCTTTCTTTCTTGTTTGTGACTTTTCGCGCCAGTAAGCGCTGACTTTTATTATAAGTAACCTGAGGGCCAATACTAAGATATGATAAATTCTAATATAGACAAGCCCCTTTCCTTCAAATCTGAGTCCGCTTGAAGTGTAATCAGGATGGAATGAGGCATATTTCATAATGCTCGGAAACATTCCCTTCAGAGCGTAAAAGGCGCCAATGGCAATACCGGTCTGGAAGGGGTTGAGAAGCCCTCCAGAAAATTCGAGAGACAGATATTTTACCCTGATCTTGCCCAGGACAGTCTTGAAAGCGCGCAGTTCCCCGCGATATAAAGTTTGCCACAAGTCTAACCAGTCGGTCGGGAGGCGGACTTTCTTCTTTTTCATTCTTTTAGTTGTCGATGCCCGGAGAGTTTCCTGTTCAAATGCCTTTACCGGAAATCCAGCCAGAGATACGACCCCCTGTTTTTTGAGAGGATAGACAGTGAGCGAGGCTATTAGATAACGCAAAGAAAAGAACTGCGTCCGGCGGTCGTACTGGAAACTGAAACGAATTGTTGAGCATAGGAACGCCGTCAACAGAAGCGCCAGAATACCCAGGATTATCAATATCATATATCAGACTCTCAATCTATTATACAGTATCGGCGCCAATCAGTTTTTGCTGACTTTCAGATATTTGCTTGCAGAAGGACAGAGTCGGGATAGAAGGCAGTCGCGGCAATGCGGCTGGCGCGCCATACAGACAGCGCGGCCATGGTCGATAAGCAGGTGTGCAATAATAATCCAGTCATCGCGCGGAATCAGTTTCATCAGGTCCTGTTCTATCTTGAAGGGGTCATCATGAGAAGTCCATCCCAGTCGCCGAGAGAGGCGGGCGACATGAGTATCGACCACAATCCCCTCCGCTTTCCCAAAAGCGGCGCCGAGCACGACAGAAGCGGTCTTGCGGCCGACCCCAGGGAGCTGGATTAGTTCGTCGAGCGTTTGCGGCATTTCGCCCCGGTATTTCTCCTCAAGCAGTCGGGAGGACTCTTTTATCGCCTTCGCCTTATTGCGGAAAAATCCGGTGGAGCGGATATCATTCTCCAGTTCCGATAAATCGGCTGCGGCAAAATCAGAGGGACTTTTGTATTTTTTAAACAGAGACGGCGTTACGGCATTGACCCTTTCATCGGTGCACTGCGCCGAGAGAATGGTCGCCACCAATAATTGGTGTGGCGTCTGGAAATTGAGCGAGCAGGCGGCGTTGGGGTACGCCTTTTTCAAAAGGGCGATAATTTTTCGAACGCGACCTTTTAAGGATGCAAAAGATTCTCTCATATGCTCAAAATCACCACCCGGTCGATATTGTTGAGGTCCTTGATAATTGAAAGGGAGCGATAGCGGTTGTCATCTTTGGTCAGTTCCAATATTTTATCCGCCTGGTCATATCCAATTTCAAACATTAGGCGTCCTTTCTCTTTGAGGAAGCGGGGGGAGTCTTGGATGAGACGGCGGATGAAGTCGAGCCCTTCTTTTCCGGAGACAAGGGAGATTTTGGGGTCGGCGAGAACCTCGGTCGGAAGCGATTTATATTCATCTTCCGCAATGTAAGGGGGGTTCGACAGAATCAGGTCAAATTTCCCGGATTCGGGCAAGGCGTCAAAACCGTCGGTCCGCACAAAATCAATCCGACCGCTTTGACCCAGCGCGACAGCATTTTGGCAGGCGACTTCGAGCGCTTCCGGAGATATATCCAGCGCGGTGACCCGGGCGTTGGGAAGTTCCGCGGCAACTGTCACGGAGATAACTCCTGAGCCGACCCCGACATCGAGGATTTCCGGAGCGGCGATAGATTCGTTTTTCAGATAATTTATCGCCAGGTCGCAGAGGATTTCGGTTTCCGGGGTCGGAATCATCACCGCCGGAGTAACTCTGAATTTTCGTCCGTAAAACCAGGCTTCCCCCAGAATATATTGCAGCGGGTAGCGGGTGATACGTTTATCGACTATCTCCCGGAATTTGCCGAGGATGCTGTCGTCGATGAGTTGGGCGCCGTGCAGATAAAGACTGAGCCTTTCGACGTCGAGAAGATGCTCGAGGATGATTTCCACTTCGGCCGTTGGGGATTCAATTCCGGCCGCTTCCAGTTTCTTTTCAGCGTTTTTGATTAAGTTCTGGAATTCCCGCTTATCCATCTCTTAGAACGGCGGCATGCCGGCAAATCCCTTTTCAAGCATAGGAGCCAGTTCCGGTCGCGAAGCGCATCCGGAGCGGGGATGCCCGTGGAAATTGAGCGCTTTTTTCCGCGAGTGAAGCGGGGAGTTCTCTTCCGGCTCAAAAGCGTGGGGGATTTGAGGAAGAAACATAATCCCCCCGGCGATAAATGCCGAACTCTTGATAAAATCCCGTCTCAACATTTGCTCTCCTCCTCTTCTTCCGCCGCCAGGTTAAAATTGCCGATTTGCATTGCCGGCACTTTCATCAGCACCGAATACTGCGGATAGACCACCCGCTCCTTTGATATGGCGTAGATGTTGGAAAACGCCTCCAGAATCGACTGATTGGTTCGCATATTTTTCACGGCCGATTTGACGGCGCCGTTTTCAATCAGGAAGGTGCCGTCTTTGGTCGTGCCGGTCACCATGGTTCGCATCGGGTTGAGAAAATTGAGATACCAGAAATGGGTAATCAGTATCCCTCTTTCGGTATTTCTTATCATTTCTTCGATACTGCTTTCCCCTCCAGCGACCACCATGCATTTGGGATATGGACCATAACTGTTATTGGGGGGCAGGGCATGGCCCGTGGATACCGTTCCGCCCAGACCGGCGTAATAGGAATTGTAAACTACTCCGCTGGCGATGCCGTTTTCGATGAGAGGAACTTTTTTTCTTGCCACACCCTCATAGTCAAAGGGAATCGCCTTGAAATCGGGGTCGGTGGGGTCTTCAATGACAGTAAAATTGT
It contains:
- the nth gene encoding endonuclease III; the protein is MRESFASLKGRVRKIIALLKKAYPNAACSLNFQTPHQLLVATILSAQCTDERVNAVTPSLFKKYKSPSDFAAADLSELENDIRSTGFFRNKAKAIKESSRLLEEKYRGEMPQTLDELIQLPGVGRKTASVVLGAAFGKAEGIVVDTHVARLSRRLGWTSHDDPFKIEQDLMKLIPRDDWIIIAHLLIDHGRAVCMARQPHCRDCLLSRLCPSASKYLKVSKN
- a CDS encoding spore germination protein GerW family protein, which codes for MPNNVSEILKNIVGELKEMARSQTIVGEAITVGNKTVIPLVKVTVGFGAGGGQRSKESAEDFGGGGGGGAQVEPAAFIIIDGDKVSFLSSKAGKLDNLIEAVPALIGKFLDRKMEAKETKSETE
- the prmC gene encoding peptide chain release factor N(5)-glutamine methyltransferase encodes the protein MDKREFQNLIKNAEKKLEAAGIESPTAEVEIILEHLLDVERLSLYLHGAQLIDDSILGKFREIVDKRITRYPLQYILGEAWFYGRKFRVTPAVMIPTPETEILCDLAINYLKNESIAAPEILDVGVGSGVISVTVAAELPNARVTALDISPEALEVACQNAVALGQSGRIDFVRTDGFDALPESGKFDLILSNPPYIAEDEYKSLPTEVLADPKISLVSGKEGLDFIRRLIQDSPRFLKEKGRLMFEIGYDQADKILELTKDDNRYRSLSIIKDLNNIDRVVILSI